The sequence ATTCAGGCGATTCAAGTAAATCACGCAGCATTACTATCTCTCTTTCCTTATTTGGCAACTCTATTCCCATAGCATTTTGCCCACGTATTATCGAGATACGCGCTGAGAGTGCACTCATTGAACGCGCGATGTCATCCGCAAGACCAATAACTCTAGCAGATTTTGTGCCAGCTTGTGGCTCGAGTTTATACAAAGTCACAACCGGTCCATAACATATACTGATAATTTTTCCTTGCACGCCGAAATCATTAAGAACTTGCTCAAGCAGAGATAGATTTTTATTGCTTTCCATTTCATTTAACTGCTTTCTCTGCAAAGACTCCTCCGCCTTAGAAAGCAATTGAACACTTGGAAATTCAAATTCACTGTGCGGTGCAAAAACCTCTTCAGTAGTTTTTTTCTTTCTTTCCTTTGGTTGCTTCGTAGTTATTTGAGCCATGTATTTTTCTTCTACCAATATAGGAGCAACCGAGTATTTAGAAGTTTTACGTAATCTGAAGAATAGAATTCTCACAAATAAGGAAATTATTTTTTTGCATAGAAAAAATAGCAAATAAGTTGTTCTCTTCCAACCAATTAGTCCTACTAAGCCTATTGATGCTGCTACCCATAATATATAAAACGGAAAATGGCTAATTATTGCATCTCCTGCTATCCCTCCATTTCTATATTTTGCGGTAATATCTAGCGAAAATTGTGATAGCGCAGCACAAATCCCTAAATTGATTAATGTTAAGTAGAGAATTTTCAGCAGTATTTTTTGTGGCCTGAAAATCAGCAAATAGGCCACTGTTGTAGCTATTGTGACGCTAGTTAACCCAAGAAATTGAACTAGTATGTCAGCTAAATATGACCCTACTATTCCACCCAAATTTGTTACTTCCTGGTCTGTAGCTGTGTTTAAGGATGAGTCCTTATAATTGTAGCTAAAAACTAATATATATACATATATTAGGAGTGACAGATATATTGTTGACTTAAAATATCTTTTTATCATCTACTTAAAGTAGTAATTTATCGTATATTTTACAAAATGAATTGCTATTAGCAATATCATTATAGATAAATCCAGTCCATTAAATTTTGGTATATACCTTCTAATAAACTTTAGCGGTGGATGTGTCAATTGATTCAAAGTGTACATCACTCTATTAATAACATCATTATATATGTTTACTATATTGAGCTTAACCAGCCAATTTAGAACGATCCAGCCTATTAAAATAAAGCTATAGAGTTCAAGCAACGTATTAATTAAATATATAATTGGGTGCATGTTTTTACTTTAACTGATTATCAATACATTTGTATTGCATGAGGGATTAAAAATCAAGTCGCGTTGAGTTTTTTGATTTTATATTTAACTTAATTGATTGCTTTTTTAATAGAGCTTCTTGACTATCTGAATTTATCAATACATAATAGATGTATATTAATAATAAATAGGAGTTAAAAATGACCGCATCTCATAATAAGCAAGACTGGAAATCTATAAACACAGATGAATATAATGAAAATGAACAAGACTGGGAACATGTAAAAACAGATGAATATAAGCAAAGCTATGAATATAATGCAAGAGATAGTAAGATTGTTTCTTTCAACAACACAGTAGCTGATTTAGGTCAATTTTGTACAAAATTAAAAGAGAGAGATAGTAGGACTGCTTTTTTCAATAACACAGTAGCTGGTTTAGATCAATCGTGGAGAGAATTCAAAGAACAAACACATGGAACGATATACGATATTGGAACTTGGTTAGCAAAAACGTACAAAAATTATACTGAGAAGGCTACTTATAATCTCAACGCTCAAGTAGAAAGAGTACAACAGGTAGAAGAAATAGAGATGACAGAATTTAGTCCATTAAAGACAAAAGTTGATTGCACGTTACCAGAAGAAGAAATA is a genomic window of Wolbachia endosymbiont of Folsomia candida containing:
- a CDS encoding YggT family protein; this encodes MHPIIYLINTLLELYSFILIGWIVLNWLVKLNIVNIYNDVINRVMYTLNQLTHPPLKFIRRYIPKFNGLDLSIMILLIAIHFVKYTINYYFK